The Aureitalea marina genome includes a window with the following:
- a CDS encoding SRPBCC family protein, which yields MGNVSVTKSINVSAQSAWEELSSFKGIENYSPIAKSVTTGEGTGATRVCTMPDGAEIDEILNKVDNDNMHFQYAINSEPFPVTGYVSDVKVKPTGDNSCEITWACTYNSAEEVEANMNGLFGGFYNLIIDGLEGHLN from the coding sequence ATGGGTAATGTTTCTGTCACAAAATCAATCAATGTATCCGCTCAATCAGCATGGGAAGAGCTTTCCAGTTTCAAAGGAATCGAGAATTATTCGCCAATCGCAAAATCGGTCACCACGGGTGAAGGAACCGGTGCAACCCGCGTTTGCACCATGCCAGATGGAGCAGAGATCGATGAGATTCTAAACAAGGTGGATAATGACAATATGCACTTCCAATATGCCATTAATAGTGAGCCTTTCCCGGTTACCGGATATGTAAGTGATGTTAAGGTCAAACCGACGGGAGATAATAGCTGCGAGATCACCTGGGCTTGCACTTATAACTCCGCCGAGGAAGTGGAAGCCAATATGAATGGTCTTTTTGGCGGCTTTTACAATCTGATCATTGATGGCCTGGAAGGTCATTTGAATTAA
- the aqpZ gene encoding aquaporin Z, with protein sequence MKKLIAEFIGTLWLVLGGCGSAMLAAGVPELGIGFVGVSLAFGLTVVTMAYAIGHISGCHLNPAVSIGLWMGGRFDAKDLIPYIVAQVLGGIAGAGILYMIVTGKAGQEIGSFAANGYGEHSPEGYGMSAALITEVVMTFAFLFVILGATHSKAPKGFGGLAIGLCLTLIHLISIPVTNTSVNPARSTSQALFVGDWALSQLWLFWLAPIIGAILAGVIYKYLSPEKAE encoded by the coding sequence ATGAAAAAACTAATCGCTGAATTTATCGGAACCCTTTGGTTGGTTCTTGGAGGATGTGGAAGTGCCATGCTCGCTGCTGGTGTTCCTGAACTCGGAATTGGATTTGTAGGGGTTTCCCTGGCCTTCGGTCTTACAGTGGTCACTATGGCTTATGCCATTGGCCATATCTCCGGATGTCATTTGAACCCCGCCGTCTCTATCGGATTGTGGATGGGAGGGCGCTTCGATGCCAAGGATCTGATCCCTTACATAGTCGCACAAGTATTGGGAGGAATAGCAGGTGCCGGAATCCTATATATGATCGTAACCGGGAAAGCCGGGCAGGAGATCGGTTCCTTTGCTGCCAATGGATATGGTGAACACTCTCCTGAGGGCTACGGCATGTCGGCGGCATTGATCACGGAGGTGGTCATGACCTTTGCCTTCTTATTCGTTATACTTGGCGCAACTCACTCCAAAGCACCCAAGGGATTTGGAGGGCTGGCAATCGGGCTTTGTCTTACCCTGATCCACCTGATCAGTATTCCAGTGACCAACACCTCGGTAAACCCTGCTCGATCTACCAGCCAGGCTCTTTTCGTAGGGGATTGGGCCCTGAGCCAATTGTGGCTATTCTGGTTGGCTCCCATAATCGGTGCTATTCTTGCCGGTGTAATCTATAAATACCTATCTCCGGAAAAAGCAGAATAA
- a CDS encoding VOC family protein: protein MKNLFLLLLISTQLAISQADQITFNHVALGVSDLESSTSFYTEILGIQRIGDPTNNETIRWFALGEGKELHLVATPAEFVRPPRQTHFAISSANFDIFVRKLRQKDVPFVDWEGKPNSVYLRPDGVRQIYLQDPDGYWIEVNSFTKE, encoded by the coding sequence ATGAAAAATCTATTCTTACTACTGTTGATCTCTACCCAATTGGCTATCTCTCAAGCTGATCAGATCACCTTTAACCATGTGGCCCTTGGAGTAAGTGACCTGGAGTCTTCAACCTCATTCTACACTGAGATATTGGGTATCCAAAGAATCGGGGATCCAACCAACAATGAAACGATTCGTTGGTTTGCCCTTGGAGAAGGTAAGGAACTGCACTTAGTTGCAACTCCGGCAGAATTTGTTCGGCCTCCACGCCAAACTCACTTCGCGATCTCTTCCGCCAACTTTGACATATTTGTCCGTAAACTTCGCCAAAAGGACGTCCCCTTCGTCGATTGGGAAGGAAAACCGAATTCAGTCTACTTACGTCCAGATGGAGTCAGGCAGATCTATTTGCAAGATCCGGATGGTTACTGGATCGAGGTCAATAGCTTTACCAAAGAGTAG